A stretch of the Cucurbita pepo subsp. pepo cultivar mu-cu-16 chromosome LG16, ASM280686v2, whole genome shotgun sequence genome encodes the following:
- the LOC111776897 gene encoding probable esterase KAI2, which yields MGVVEEAQNVKIIGGGQQTVVLGHGFGTDQSVWKHLIPHLVDDYKVVLYDNIGAGTTNPDYFDFERYRTLEGFAYDLLGILEELRIDSCVFVGHSVSAMIGAVASITRPDLFQKIIMISPSPRYLNDEDYFGGFEQEELNQLFQAMQSNYKAWCSGFAPLAVGGDMDSVAVQEFSRTLFNMRPDIALSVAQTIFRSDMRNILRLVTIPCHIIQSMKDMAVPVVVSEYLHRNLGGDSIVEVMESDGHLPQLSSPDIVIPVLLKHIKYDIAA from the exons ATGGGAGTTGTGGAGGAGGCACAAAATGTGAAGATCATCGGCGGCGGGCAGCAGACGGTGGTTCTCGGTCACGGATTCGGCACTGATCAATCGGTCTGGAAACATCTGATTCCGCATCTTGTTGATGATTACAAGGTGGTTTTGTACGATAACATTGGCGCCGGAACTACGAATCCGGATTATTTCGATTTCGAACGCTATAGAACGCTCGAAGGATTCGCTTACGACTTGCTAGGGATTTTGGAGGAGCTTCGGATTGATTCCTGTGTGTTTGTCGGCCACTCTGTTTCCGCCATGATCGGCGCCGTCGCATCCATCACTCGCCCCGACCTCTTCCAGAAGATTATTATGATCTCCCCGTCGCCGAG GTACTTGAACGACGAAGACTACTTCGGAGGCTTCGAGCAAGAAGAACTGAACCAACTATTCCAAGCAATGCAGTCGAACTACAAGGCCTGGTGCTCTGGGTTCGCCCCACTGGCCGTGGGTGGCGACATGGACTCCGTGGCTGTTCAAGAGTTTAGCCGAACCCTGTTCAACATGCGCCCGGACATAGCCTTGAGTGTGGCCCAGACCATCTTCCGAAGCGACATGAGAAACATTCTCCGCCTTGTCACCATCCCCTGCCATATCATCCAAAGCATGAAGGACATGGCGGTCCCCGTGGTGGTTTCCGAGTACCTCCACCGCAACCTCGGCGGCGACTCCATTGTCGAGGTCATGGAGTCGGACGGCCACTTGCCTCAGCTCAGCTCCCCTGATATTGTCATTCCGGTGCTTCTTAAGCATATTAAGTATGACATTGCAGCCTAG